The region CGAGGACCTCACGGCTCTGCGCGCGCTCGCCGCCTTCTGCGCCGGCGACCGGCCCGAGCACGTCCCCGTACGCGAGAACCGGGCCGTCCTCAACGAGGTGCGGCTGGTCGCCGGGCAGCCGCTGCTCGTCGACACCGTGACGGACGTGCTCAGGGTGGCGGCGCTCTGCTCCGGCGGCGACGTCACCCTGGCCACCCCCACCCGCCTGCGCTCCTTCCGCCGCGCCGAACGCCGGATCCTGCTGGCCGCCCTCGACGCTGTCCCTGCCGCCAAGCACGGCGACGTGCTCCGCCACCGGGAGCAGTGGAAGCGGCTCGGCGAGCGGCTGCACCCCCATGAGTACCCTCGGTTTTCCAGGGCGGCCCAGGTCTTCGAGGTGGCCAGGGGTGTGCGCAAGGCGGCGAGCGTCGGTGGCCGGGTCGAGGCCGCGCTGGCCGAGGGCCGGGCCGGCGACGCCGTCGCACTGCTGGAGCACACGCCCGGCGCGCTGCTGCGCCGCCTCGACCACCTGCTGCGTACGGGTGGCGGCCCGGCCGTGCTGGAGGCGGCGGAGCGAGCCGCCGCGCACGCCTCCGGCCGCGTGCTGCTCTCCCTGCGCGAGCACCTGCAGAACCGGCTCGCCCCCGTGGATCGGGTCTTCACCAATCGGCACGGCAGAGCGTGGGCGACCCCCGACACCCGCTCGCCGCTCGACGAGGAGGCACTCGACCGTACCCTCTCAGTCCTCGACGAGGAGATCACCCGCCGCCTCCCCGACCCGGGCGAACTGATCGTCGATCCCGCCGTGCTCGACGTGGCGCTGCCCCTGTCGGGCAAGAGCGCCGCGCCGGGGCTCGGGGTGCTGCCCCGCGGGTCGCTGTCACCCGTGGACGGTGAGCTGCTCCGCTTCTTCGTCTACTGGCGCCAGGCGAGCCGGAGCACCGACTACGACCTGTCCGCGCTCATGCTCGACGCCACCTATGACAACCCGACGCACATCTCGTGGACGTCCTACGGCAACGACTTCGCGACCTACTCGGGTGACCTCACCGACGCCGCCGAGGGCGCGTCGGAGTTCATCGACATACGACTTCCGCAGGCGACCCAGCCGATCGTCATCCCCCAGGTCCACATCTACGCCGGGGAGCGGTTCGACGAGGCCGCCGAGGCGTTCTTCGGCTTCATGACCAGGGACGCCGCGCAGGAGGGCAGGCCGTTCGAGCCGCGCACCGTGCGCATGAAGTCCGACCTGCGCGGGTCCGGCCGTGTCGCGCTCCCACTGGTCTTCCTCCGCGGGGACGACGGCGCCTGGCGGGTGAAGTGGCTGCATCTCCACCTGTCCGGCCATCCGGCGTTCAACCAGGTGGAAGGCAACCGGGTCACCACGTCGCTACTCGTACGCTCGATCGTGGAGCGGGACTACCTCAGGGTCGGCTACCTGGCCGACCTGCTCCGGGCCAAGTCGTCCGCGGGGTCCTCTGCCGACGGGCACGTCACGTACATCGGGCTTGAGGCGCCCGCCGGCCTCCCGGACGGGGCGCGCGTCTACACGCCCGCGACCCTGCACGAGCTGATCCCCGCCTGATATCGTGAAGATCGCAAGGCCATGGGAGGGCTTCCTTCTCACTCTTTTGGAACCGGTCTGCCCGTACGGGCGCCGGTCTGGTCTAGCCTTCCCGCTTTCCTTGCGCTCCGGCCCGGTGAGGCCATTCGGGGGCTTCCTTCTCTCCTGGTTCGATTCCAGGTGGGCCCGTGACGGGCCTCCCGGCACATCCAGCCTCCGAGCCCTCCTCACCCGGCCGTCCGGCCACCCAGTCCCCGCGTCGTTCAGCGGGCTCATCAAGGACACCGGGAGACGCCGATGGACGAACGGAGGCTGGTGCGGGTCTCGAAGTACCTGGCCAAACATCTGCGTCATGAACCCGAACGCATCGGCATCAAACTCGACGCGCACGGCTGGGTCGCCGTCGACACGCTGCTGACGGCGGCGGCCTCGCACGGTTTTCCGATCTCGCGGGCCGAACTGGAGCAGGTGGTCGCCGACAACGACAAGCGGCGATACGTGATCGACGGCGAACGGATCCGCGCCAGTCAGGGGCACTCGGTGTCCGTCGATCTCGACCTGCCGGTGGCCGAGCCCCCCTCGATCCTCTATCACGGCACGGTCGCCCGGAACGTGGAGGCGATCCGCGAGGAGGGTCTGCGGCCGATGGGGCGTCACCACGTCCACCTGTCGCCGGACCGGGAGACCGCTACCCGCGTCGGCGCCCGCAGGGGCAAGCCGGTCGTCCTCGTGGTGGACGCGGCGGCGATGCACGCCGCCGGGTATCACTTCCGGATGAGCGCCAACGGCGTCTGGCTGGTGGACCACGTGCCACCCGACTACATCCGATAGCCGTCCTTGGGATCGGCATTCATCGCCTCGACGACCGCACTCCGGGACCGGTCCGATCCGGTCGCCGGTGATCGCGCAGTTGTGCGGGTGGCTGGACGGCGGTTCGGTGATGACCGGCCCGCCGCCCGGTTGCCTCAGTCATGCGCCTACTGCTCTGGATTCAGTCCTGCCTGGGCGGCACACCAGTCGAGGGCCGCGACGACCACATCCCACACCTCGTCGTTAGCGAGCAGAGTGATCGGGAACGACGGGTAGAGCTCCAGCTTCGCCGCCGGAATGTCCACTCCCGGAGCCTCGTTGATCCGTCGCCGCAGTTCCTCGCGCAGTTCGGGGTCCTTGAAGGGCACGCGCTTCTTCAGCACGCCGAACGTTACCTCGGCGGTCTTGGCGTAGAAGCGAATGGGGTGCAGAGTCTCACTCAACCCCTTGATGGTCGGAGCGCATGACGCCCCGGCCGAGCGGCCGAACTGCACATCGCCGCCCCGGTCCCGCCACCATTCGAGCAGGCGTGACACGGCGCCCGCGGCCTGCGGGCCGCTCGCCTCGCCCACCTGCTGGAAGAAGCGCTGCTCCCACTCGCTGATCGTCCCTATGTCGTCGGACGACGCCGGGTCCGCCTCGGTGATGTCCTCCGCCCCGGGCAGTCCGAGCAGTTCGGCCATCTCACGAGCGCTGATCCGCTGGGCGGGCTCTGCTCGTCCGCGTTCGTCGAATTTGATGCCGTCCGCCTTGAGGACGTCGTACGCGTCGCGTTCGTCCTTCTCATCCGCCCAGCGGAAGTTGTCCGAGACCTCTCCTGTCGACTTCAGCACGCGATGAGCGTTGAGGATGCGGGTGCCGGCGAGATGGGCGCCGACGGGCACCGGGTGCGAGCCGATCAGCTCCGCGAGATCGCCGTAGCTTGTCCAGGTGCCCGGCGGCAGGGCTGCGAGCGCCGCGTGCAGCAGGCTCCAGTCCCGGGAAGGGCCGACCGGACCGGTCTCCACCGGGCCGGCCCAGATGCCGATCGCACGGTCCGCCATCTCCTCCGCTCGGGCGGTGATCTCCGCCTTCCCCCAACGTTCCTGCTTGGCGACGCGCTGGTTCATCACCAGGCCGCTGCGGGAAAGGAAGTCCTTCTTCTTGCCGAACGACATGTTGCCCAGTTCGGAGTTGTAGCCGGTGAGCGTCAGGTTGCCCAGTGTGTGGACCAACTCCTTGTGTAGGGTCTCAGGATCCCCTTCGCCGGCCAGTTCCTTGAGCCAATCGACGCCCGGGCTCTGCGGAAGGATGTGCTCGATGGTGATCTTCTTGTCGGACAGGTCCACGAGTTCCTTGGAGCCGTAGGACTCCTCCAGACGCCGCAGAATCAGCTTCTGCTGAACCGTACGGCCCTGCCAGTAGAACGCCTTCTCCCGGATGTCCTTGCGGAACTGCTCGTCCGTCGACCAGTAGAGACGGGGCGCAGACAGGGCGGTTCGCAGCACCTTCGCCACCGATTCCTCGCCGGTCAACTGGCGGGTGACCCGCATGAAGATCTTGTTGAGGCTCCCCGAGGTGACCCCGCCGATGAGCCGCCGGACGAGGAAGCTCTCCAGATAGCCGAGCGCCTCGAGAACCTCGTCGTCCGTGGCATTCCCCTGGTCCTGAAGCTCCAGCAGCCTCATCACGACGGGATAGACCGTGTTTGCCTTCCAGTCGTTGAGGAAGCGCAGCCGGGCGTCGATGGCGTTGTCTTCGTTCGGCTCCAGGATGCGGTGTAGATAGCGCGCCCTGCGGGCTAGGTCCTTCACATACTGCTCGATGCGCTCCTCGCTGCCGCCGGTGGCCCGGAGCAGGTCCTGGTGACCTCGGTAGGCGTCCTTGTACTGCGCCTCGTCGCCGTGTTCCAGCACCAGGACCAGGTACATGAGCTGATCGAGGCCCTTGGCGCCGAGGAGCTTCTGCATCGGGAGCCAGTAGGTGTCGTAGACATGGCGGCTCTTGCGGGGCAGGCACATGAAGACGTAGTTGCGGATCAGGTCGACCTGGCTGAGCCCCATGCCGGTGTTGTTGATGGACTCGAAGATGCGGAAGGCGTTGTCGTCCTTGTCCACCTGGATATGCACGAGGCTGAGCCGGTCGAGGACGACAGTCTCGATGCGCCGCACGTCCTGGTCGTCCGCCGGGTCGTCGATCTCGATCAGCTTCGTGCGGAAGAACTGGTAGGCGCTCCCCACCCGGCTGTCCAGGTCGGAGTTCGGGTAGCCCTCGATGCAGGCCTTGAACGCCTCCCGGTCGACCTGGGTCGGCAGCAGCCGATAGCGCAGGTCGCCGTCCTTGTACTTGTTGATCAGGTGGAGCTCGTTGATGCGCTCGACGCTCCTCGGGTCCTCGGCGGCCTGGTGGTCGCGTAACGCGCACAGCGCGAGCAGCAGCGTGGTGAGCCGCTGCTGGCCGTCCACCACAACCCACTGACTGAGGCTCGGGCTGAGGTCGGGACCCGGGGCGAGCACCACGGACCCGAGGAAGTGACTGGCGACCTGATCCTTGGCCAGTGCCTCCGCCTGCACTTCGATGTCGCTCCACAGCCGTCTCAGCTGCTCGCGTTCCCAGGCGTACGGACGCTGGTAGAGCGGGACCATCAGCTGGATCTCGCCCTTGATGAGGTTGCGCAGGGTGGTTTCGTTGGCCTTCACACAAGCTCCTGGACCGGTACAACGAGTACCGGCCGATCATGGCACAGCGCGCTGACATTCCGTGTGCGAATGAAGCGCTCGCGGACGTAGACGGCACAGTTGCCGAGGCTCTCATCGAGTGATAAGGGTAGATCCTTTATGGCCAATGCGGATATGATCAATATGGTCGGGGGTTTCTGGTATCCGCGAGAACTTGTAACGTTCCTTTTTGTATGGCGTCCGCCGAGCGGGCGCGGCGGGGGAGCGTGGAGGCGGTCCTGAACTGCGAGTGGTGTCTGGACAAGTACAACCACCAGGGCTGGTACGGCGAATGCTTCGTTCAGGTGCTGGCCGCCGCCGCCGGTCTGCAGGCGAGCCCGCTCACCCCGGACTGCACCGGGGTCGACTTCTACCTCTGTCTGCCCCGGGAGATCGACGGGGATTTTCCTCGAATTGAGGTCCAGGTCAAGACCTGGTCCAAGCCGGACAGGCGAAACGGTTATTACCACTATCGAGGGCTGACCGAGAAGCGCTTCAACGCGCTCGCCGGACGGCGCCGCATCCCGCGATATCTCTTCCTCGTCGTCGTACCTCACGACACCGGCGCTTTCGCCGAGGTGGATGAGCATGCTCTGCGGCTCAGTCACGCCGCATACTGGGTCTCTCTGGAGGACGAGCAGCG is a window of Microbispora sp. NBC_01189 DNA encoding:
- a CDS encoding RNA 2'-phosphotransferase, encoding MDERRLVRVSKYLAKHLRHEPERIGIKLDAHGWVAVDTLLTAAASHGFPISRAELEQVVADNDKRRYVIDGERIRASQGHSVSVDLDLPVAEPPSILYHGTVARNVEAIREEGLRPMGRHHVHLSPDRETATRVGARRGKPVVLVVDAAAMHAAGYHFRMSANGVWLVDHVPPDYIR
- a CDS encoding DUF4365 domain-containing protein, which gives rise to MASAERARRGSVEAVLNCEWCLDKYNHQGWYGECFVQVLAAAAGLQASPLTPDCTGVDFYLCLPREIDGDFPRIEVQVKTWSKPDRRNGYYHYRGLTEKRFNALAGRRRIPRYLFLVVVPHDTGAFAEVDEHALRLSHAAYWVSLEDEQRITTPQCKRKVEVRVPESNLLTADALLKLFDPLRTVEAP
- a CDS encoding GmrSD restriction endonuclease domain-containing protein, producing MKANETTLRNLIKGEIQLMVPLYQRPYAWEREQLRRLWSDIEVQAEALAKDQVASHFLGSVVLAPGPDLSPSLSQWVVVDGQQRLTTLLLALCALRDHQAAEDPRSVERINELHLINKYKDGDLRYRLLPTQVDREAFKACIEGYPNSDLDSRVGSAYQFFRTKLIEIDDPADDQDVRRIETVVLDRLSLVHIQVDKDDNAFRIFESINNTGMGLSQVDLIRNYVFMCLPRKSRHVYDTYWLPMQKLLGAKGLDQLMYLVLVLEHGDEAQYKDAYRGHQDLLRATGGSEERIEQYVKDLARRARYLHRILEPNEDNAIDARLRFLNDWKANTVYPVVMRLLELQDQGNATDDEVLEALGYLESFLVRRLIGGVTSGSLNKIFMRVTRQLTGEESVAKVLRTALSAPRLYWSTDEQFRKDIREKAFYWQGRTVQQKLILRRLEESYGSKELVDLSDKKITIEHILPQSPGVDWLKELAGEGDPETLHKELVHTLGNLTLTGYNSELGNMSFGKKKDFLSRSGLVMNQRVAKQERWGKAEITARAEEMADRAIGIWAGPVETGPVGPSRDWSLLHAALAALPPGTWTSYGDLAELIGSHPVPVGAHLAGTRILNAHRVLKSTGEVSDNFRWADEKDERDAYDVLKADGIKFDERGRAEPAQRISAREMAELLGLPGAEDITEADPASSDDIGTISEWEQRFFQQVGEASGPQAAGAVSRLLEWWRDRGGDVQFGRSAGASCAPTIKGLSETLHPIRFYAKTAEVTFGVLKKRVPFKDPELREELRRRINEAPGVDIPAAKLELYPSFPITLLANDEVWDVVVAALDWCAAQAGLNPEQ